The DNA window CCCGGGGTTCCAGGATTTCCCGGCTGGCCCGGATGGCATTGGGGATGCCGCAGCGGAGTGTGTTGTAGGTATCGACCAGGAGCTGGCAGTCATCGGGATAGGCGGCTGCATAGGCGGCGAAAGCCTCATACTCCGAGTCAAAGGCCTGAACCCAGCTGTGGGCCATGGTGCCCAGGACGGGGATCTTGAATATTTCACCGGCCACCGTGCAGGAAGTTCCCGCAACACCGGCGATGTAGGCTGCCCGGGCTCCCAGGATGGAGGCGTCGGATCCCTGGGCCCGCCTGGCGCCGAACTCCAGGATGGCCCGGCCCTCTGCCGCCCGGACAATGCGGGAGGATTTGGTGGCGATCAGGCTCTGGTGATTGATGGTGAGCAGCACCATGGTCTCCACCATCTGGGCCTGGATGATGGGCCCCTTGACCTTGACGATGGGTTCACCCGGGAAAATGGGCATGCCCTCCGGAACCGCCCAGACGTCGCATTCGAATTTGAAATGGCGGAGGTAGTCAAGGAAGCCGGGATCAAAATGGCCCAGCCCTTCCAGGTAGGCCAGGTCCTTTTCGCTGAAATGAAGGTTGGAGAGGTATTCCACCAACTGCTCCACGCCGGCCATGATGGCAAAGCCGCCCCGTTCGGGGATATCCCGGAAGAACATGTCGAAAACAGCCCGGGTGTGGGTCATGCCCTCCTTGAAATAGGCATTCGACATGGTCAGCTCATAGAAGTCGGTCAGCATCGACAGGTTGATGTCCTGATCCCATCCGTTTGACATGGCTATCGCTCCTTCAGGGCGCAAGATGCGCCAGCTTGGCTTGGCGCCTCGGGTCTTCGTAAGGCCAGCGGTCGCCGCCGAAAAGGTGATCGGCAAAATAGACGCGTTCCAGGAGAAGTCCCTCGGCAGGCAGGGTCGGGCCCGCCAGCGTCCGGTCGCGCGCCTGGATAATTTCCTCTATTGTAGCAGGATCAATCTTGCCCTGCCCCACCGATGCAAGGGTGCCGGCCAGAATCCTGACCATGTGGTAGAGAAAACCGTCACCGGAAAAAGTCAGGATGATGTCATCACCCGTTTCACGGAAGCCGATCTCATACAGAGTCCGCACCGGCCGTCTGGTCGGGGAGCCCTGGTCCATGAAAGCGGTGAAGTCATGTTTCCCCTCAAGTTTTGAAATGGCTTCCCGCATGGCCTCCCGGTCCAGGGGGCCGGGCAGGTGGACAGCCGTCCGCCTTGAGATGGCAGGGCGGACGGGACCTGTCCGCAGGGTGTAGCGGTAGGTCTTGCCCAGGGCATCGTAGCGGGGGTTGAAGGCGCCGTTGACTCTTTCGACCTGGCGAATAACGGCTTCGGGGGGCAGGCTTGTGTTCCAGGCCAGAGCCAT is part of the Fastidiosipila sp. genome and encodes:
- the truA gene encoding tRNA pseudouridine(38-40) synthase TruA produces the protein MSTEMNAMKEESRRFAIMAEYDGTAFRGWQRQKNAPSVQACLEEAWYQLTGERIQLTGGSRTDAGVSALGHVSSFLSRTSIPTDRMALAWNTSLPPEAVIRQVERVNGAFNPRYDALGKTYRYTLRTGPVRPAISRRTAVHLPGPLDREAMREAISKLEGKHDFTAFMDQGSPTRRPVRTLYEIGFRETGDDIILTFSGDGFLYHMVRILAGTLASVGQGKIDPATIEEIIQARDRTLAGPTLPAEGLLLERVYFADHLFGGDRWPYEDPRRQAKLAHLAP
- a CDS encoding nicotinate phosphoribosyltransferase codes for the protein MSNGWDQDINLSMLTDFYELTMSNAYFKEGMTHTRAVFDMFFRDIPERGGFAIMAGVEQLVEYLSNLHFSEKDLAYLEGLGHFDPGFLDYLRHFKFECDVWAVPEGMPIFPGEPIVKVKGPIIQAQMVETMVLLTINHQSLIATKSSRIVRAAEGRAILEFGARRAQGSDASILGARAAYIAGVAGTSCTVAGEIFKIPVLGTMAHSWVQAFDSEYEAFAAYAAAYPDDCQLLVDTYNTLRCGIPNAIRASREILEPRGKRLKAIRIDSGDLAYLSIRAREMLDEAGLTDCKITVSSAIDEYLIRDLLHQGAKVDSFGVGERLITSRAEPVFSGVYKLSAIESQGVMEPRMKLSDNPEKVTNPGEKEVFRLYDRETGQVEADLITLMGEKLDDTKPLTIFDPLHTWKRKTLTHFRAEPLMKPLFKKGVSCAKKRDIEEIRSSCQKQLTTLWDSLKRFENPQEYYVDLSVDLWTLKESFLRQETCGWGKP